The following proteins come from a genomic window of Salinicoccus sp. RF5:
- the hisD gene encoding histidinol dehydrogenase produces the protein MNVQEFTEIFDQKRAGAGFDGYKDVMDIIECVRTEGDAALRDYTEQFDGRKPASFKVPKSALKASYDAISDEEKTALETIRTRIERYQESIKYEDRDDGEFQYVYHPIEKIGVYVPGGTALYPSSVLMTVVPALAAGVREIHVTTPTFDENNITFAALYICGVEDVYTVGGAQAIAALAYGTESIPKVDKIVGPGNYYVALAKRLLFGEVGIDMIAGPSEILIYVDQDVHVDAIVYDLFAQAEHDRNARTFLLSEDEAVISEIEDRLEELIDAQPRSEIIRASIRDNHYAVVDSREALLDMVNHIAPEHVSIQHRDADMIIRNIRYAGAVFNGYYSPEAIGDYAAGPSHVLPTDRTGRFSHGLNVNDFMTSHAVISLGQETYTEIAGPAKTVAKREQLDAHYQSLRIRTE, from the coding sequence ATGAATGTCCAGGAATTCACGGAAATATTCGACCAGAAGCGTGCCGGCGCGGGGTTCGACGGCTATAAGGATGTGATGGACATCATCGAATGCGTCCGCACGGAAGGGGACGCCGCCCTCCGTGACTATACGGAGCAGTTCGACGGCAGGAAGCCGGCATCCTTCAAAGTGCCTAAATCGGCGCTCAAGGCGAGCTATGATGCCATATCCGATGAGGAGAAGACGGCGCTTGAGACGATCCGCACACGCATCGAGCGATATCAGGAGAGCATCAAGTATGAAGACAGGGATGATGGGGAATTCCAGTACGTCTACCACCCGATCGAGAAGATTGGCGTCTATGTACCGGGCGGTACGGCGCTCTATCCGTCAAGCGTACTGATGACCGTCGTGCCTGCACTCGCTGCAGGCGTTAGGGAAATCCATGTCACCACCCCGACATTCGATGAGAACAACATCACATTCGCCGCCCTCTACATATGCGGCGTGGAGGATGTCTACACCGTCGGCGGCGCCCAGGCCATCGCCGCGCTTGCCTACGGCACGGAGTCCATTCCGAAGGTCGACAAGATCGTCGGCCCCGGCAACTACTATGTCGCCTTGGCCAAGCGCCTCCTCTTCGGCGAAGTCGGCATCGACATGATTGCAGGACCGAGTGAAATACTCATCTATGTGGACCAGGACGTCCATGTCGATGCGATCGTCTATGACCTGTTCGCCCAGGCCGAGCATGACCGGAATGCACGGACATTCCTGCTCAGTGAGGACGAAGCAGTCATATCGGAAATCGAAGACCGCCTCGAGGAGCTGATCGATGCACAGCCGCGCAGCGAAATCATCCGTGCATCCATCAGGGACAACCATTATGCAGTCGTGGATTCCCGAGAGGCACTGCTCGATATGGTGAATCATATTGCTCCAGAGCACGTATCCATCCAGCACCGCGATGCCGACATGATCATCCGCAACATCAGGTATGCCGGTGCCGTATTCAACGGCTACTACTCCCCGGAAGCCATCGGGGACTACGCTGCAGGCCCTTCCCATGTACTGCCGACCGACCGGACGGGCAGATTCAGCCATGGGCTCAACGTGAACGACTTCATGACGAGCCATGCGGTCATCTCCCTCGGGCAGGAGACCTATACCGAAATCGCCGGACCGGCGAAGACCGTCGCGAAACGCGAACAGCTGGACGCCCACTACCAATCCCTACGGATCCGAACGGAGTGA